One window from the genome of Streptococcus salivarius encodes:
- the pbp2a gene encoding penicillin-binding protein PBP2A, protein MTFFDNLKNKLFKEETSGKGKESQPAGKSKDLQDKIKGLFAKKPDEVEQAVEDLDMSQESKETSRYQRSKQKKPIDTTKPLGKVQAFLSKFTLSPRNPIRRFWRRYHIGKILFIMLAVLVLTVGSYLFYIAKTTNVSDLQDALKATTVIYDKEGNQAGSLSGQKGTYVELDAISDSLENAVIATEDRTFYKNSGVNVKRFLLAIVSMGRFGGGSTITQQLAKNAFLTQEQTVTRKAKEFFLSLELTKKYSKQEILTMYLNNAYFGNGVWGVEDASQKYFGTSAANLTVDEAATLAGMLKGPEIYNPIDNIQNATNRRNTVLANMVDDKKLSQADADSAAGVDMASRLDDTYQGTGDDYKYPSYFDAVIEEATKTYGLSEDEIVKNGYKIYTEMDANSQANMQQTYENTYLFPTSESDGSTAQSASVALDPTTGAVRGLVGRVGGTSDTTFRNFNYATQGKRSPGSTIKPLVVYAPALASGWSINKDLPNKPIDYNGYTPTNYGDIETEDVPMYQALANSYNVPAVYLFNQIGIQKGISYGQKFGLNFDNVPEELGISLGGGVTASPLQMAQAYATFANGGEMNTAYFITKIENASGDIIATHSKKSKRVISQSVANQMTSMMLGTFSNGSAVNANYTGYTMAGKTGTVQAEFNKDLTSDQWVIGYTPDVVMTTWIGFDKTDESHYLTGASSGTASTIFSYIAADVLPNTPGTEFTVENAYAADGQTLDYTADPNDSRNSSNKSWTDKASDVVNDVKDQASSLWDKITDSFSGLFR, encoded by the coding sequence ATGACATTTTTTGATAATCTAAAAAACAAACTTTTTAAAGAAGAAACTAGCGGAAAGGGTAAGGAATCCCAGCCTGCTGGAAAATCGAAGGATTTACAAGATAAGATAAAGGGATTGTTCGCTAAGAAACCTGATGAGGTTGAACAAGCCGTTGAAGACTTGGATATGTCTCAGGAAAGTAAAGAGACGTCACGTTATCAACGTTCTAAGCAAAAGAAACCTATTGATACCACCAAACCCCTAGGTAAGGTTCAGGCCTTCTTGAGCAAGTTTACGCTTTCGCCAAGAAATCCTATTCGCCGTTTCTGGCGTCGCTATCATATTGGGAAAATTCTCTTTATCATGCTAGCTGTGCTGGTTCTGACAGTAGGTTCCTACCTTTTCTATATTGCCAAGACGACCAATGTTTCAGACCTTCAAGATGCCTTGAAAGCCACTACGGTTATCTATGACAAAGAAGGCAATCAAGCTGGTTCTTTGTCAGGGCAAAAAGGAACCTATGTGGAACTAGACGCTATTAGTGATAGCTTGGAGAATGCTGTCATAGCAACTGAGGATCGTACCTTCTATAAAAATAGCGGAGTTAACGTCAAGCGATTCCTCCTGGCTATTGTGTCCATGGGGCGCTTTGGTGGTGGTTCAACCATTACCCAACAGTTGGCTAAAAATGCCTTCTTGACTCAAGAACAGACTGTTACTCGTAAGGCCAAGGAATTCTTCCTCTCTTTGGAATTAACCAAGAAATACAGCAAGCAAGAAATCCTTACTATGTACCTCAATAATGCCTACTTCGGAAATGGGGTTTGGGGTGTTGAAGACGCCAGCCAAAAATACTTCGGGACAAGTGCTGCCAATCTAACCGTTGATGAAGCAGCGACCCTCGCTGGTATGCTTAAGGGACCTGAAATTTATAACCCAATCGATAATATCCAAAATGCGACCAACCGTCGAAACACTGTCCTCGCCAACATGGTTGATGACAAGAAGTTGAGTCAAGCAGATGCCGACAGTGCGGCTGGAGTTGATATGGCTAGTCGCCTGGATGATACCTATCAAGGGACTGGTGATGACTACAAGTATCCGTCTTACTTTGATGCCGTCATTGAAGAAGCTACAAAGACTTATGGCTTGAGTGAGGATGAAATCGTAAAAAATGGCTACAAAATCTACACAGAGATGGATGCCAACTCACAAGCTAATATGCAACAAACCTACGAAAATACCTATCTCTTCCCTACATCAGAAAGTGATGGTAGTACAGCTCAGTCAGCTAGTGTGGCACTTGATCCAACAACTGGAGCGGTCCGTGGTCTAGTAGGTCGTGTAGGTGGTACCAGTGACACAACCTTCCGTAACTTTAACTATGCAACCCAAGGGAAGCGTAGTCCTGGATCAACCATCAAACCTTTGGTAGTCTATGCCCCAGCTCTGGCTTCAGGATGGAGCATAAACAAGGACCTTCCTAATAAACCAATCGACTATAACGGCTATACCCCTACTAACTATGGTGATATTGAAACAGAGGATGTGCCCATGTATCAAGCTTTGGCCAACTCCTACAATGTCCCAGCAGTTTACCTCTTTAATCAAATCGGTATTCAAAAGGGGATTAGTTACGGTCAAAAATTTGGTCTTAACTTTGACAATGTTCCAGAAGAACTGGGAATTTCACTTGGTGGTGGTGTGACAGCCAGTCCTCTTCAAATGGCTCAGGCATATGCTACCTTTGCTAATGGTGGTGAGATGAACACAGCTTATTTCATTACTAAAATTGAAAATGCCAGTGGTGACATTATTGCTACCCATAGTAAGAAGTCTAAACGTGTTATCAGCCAGTCAGTAGCTAACCAGATGACCAGCATGATGCTTGGTACCTTCTCAAATGGTTCTGCTGTGAATGCCAACTACACGGGTTACACAATGGCAGGTAAGACAGGTACTGTTCAGGCTGAATTTAACAAGGATTTGACTAGTGACCAGTGGGTGATTGGTTATACTCCTGATGTGGTCATGACGACCTGGATTGGTTTTGATAAGACTGACGAAAGTCACTACCTAACAGGAGCTAGCTCGGGAACAGCTTCGACGATCTTCAGCTATATCGCTGCGGATGTTCTACCAAATACACCAGGTACTGAGTTTACTGTTGAAAATGCCTATGCAGCTGATGGTCAAACCCTAGACTATACGGCAGATCCAAATGACTCACGTAATAGTAGTAACAAGTCATGGACAGATAAGGCATCAGATGTTGTGAATGACGTTAAAGATCAGGCAAGTAGCCTATGGGATAAGATTACAGACTCCTTCTCAGGTCTGTTTAGATAG
- the rpmG gene encoding 50S ribosomal protein L33 — MAQKKASLACAECGSRNYSINVSSTPKPTRLEVNKFCKHCKKYTLHKETR, encoded by the coding sequence ATGGCACAGAAAAAAGCAAGCCTAGCGTGTGCTGAATGCGGGAGCCGAAACTACTCAATTAATGTGAGTAGCACTCCCAAACCAACACGACTAGAAGTTAACAAATTTTGTAAACATTGTAAAAAATACACCTTGCATAAGGAAACAAGATAG
- the secE gene encoding preprotein translocase subunit SecE: MRQTGSIFKVLKDTTWPDRKQRWHDFISVLEYTAFFTVIIYAFDELLSRAMSALINFF; this comes from the coding sequence GTGAGACAAACTGGAAGTATTTTCAAAGTCTTGAAAGACACGACTTGGCCAGACCGTAAACAACGCTGGCATGATTTTATTTCAGTTCTTGAGTATACTGCGTTCTTCACTGTCATCATCTATGCGTTTGATGAATTGTTGAGTCGCGCTATGTCAGCACTGATTAACTTTTTCTAA
- the nusG gene encoding transcription termination/antitermination protein NusG, which yields MLDSFDKGWFVLQTYSGYENKVKENLLQRAQTYNMLENILRVEIPTQTVNVEKNGKVKEVEENRFPGYVLVEMVMTDEAWFVVRNTPNVTGFVGSHGNRSKPTPLLEEEIRQILISMGQTVDVFDTNIKVGDVVQIIDGAFMGQEGRVVEIENNKVKIMINMFGSETAAELELYQIAEL from the coding sequence ATGCTAGATTCATTCGACAAGGGCTGGTTCGTCCTTCAAACGTATTCAGGATACGAAAACAAAGTTAAAGAAAACCTTTTGCAACGTGCCCAAACTTATAACATGCTTGAAAATATCTTGCGTGTTGAAATCCCAACTCAAACTGTCAATGTTGAGAAAAACGGTAAAGTTAAAGAAGTGGAAGAAAACCGCTTCCCTGGTTACGTTCTTGTTGAGATGGTAATGACAGACGAAGCATGGTTCGTTGTCCGTAATACTCCGAACGTTACTGGTTTCGTTGGTTCTCACGGTAACCGTTCTAAACCAACACCACTTTTGGAAGAAGAAATCCGTCAAATCTTGATTTCAATGGGTCAAACTGTTGATGTCTTTGATACTAATATCAAGGTTGGTGATGTGGTTCAAATCATTGATGGTGCCTTTATGGGTCAAGAAGGCCGTGTTGTAGAAATTGAAAACAACAAGGTTAAAATCATGATTAACATGTTTGGTTCAGAAACAGCTGCTGAACTTGAACTTTACCAAATCGCTGAACTCTAA
- a CDS encoding phosphatase PAP2 family protein — MMNYKRFYDRISTPLRPYAKVLEGLNKIITRTFYLLFPIFLIWVLLRGGWFILSTTVLIMGGGFFLLSLGRSLYNRPRPYQTWAIQSLIKKDSLGKSFPSRHVFSATVIAMLALTLNPWLGGAMLFLAGALALLRVLGGVHYPSDVLAGYVIGILVGLLLYL, encoded by the coding sequence ATGATGAATTATAAACGATTTTACGATAGGATTAGTACTCCTTTACGTCCTTACGCTAAGGTTTTAGAAGGCTTGAACAAAATTATAACTAGGACTTTTTACCTGCTTTTTCCTATATTTCTTATTTGGGTTTTGCTAAGGGGTGGCTGGTTTATTCTCTCTACGACAGTGCTTATTATGGGGGGAGGCTTTTTCCTTCTTTCTCTTGGTCGTAGTCTCTATAATCGACCGCGTCCATACCAGACTTGGGCTATCCAATCCCTTATTAAGAAGGACAGTCTAGGCAAGTCCTTTCCCAGCCGGCATGTTTTCTCAGCGACTGTTATTGCTATGTTGGCGCTGACGCTTAACCCCTGGCTAGGTGGGGCTATGCTTTTTCTGGCGGGCGCTCTAGCTCTTTTGCGCGTGCTAGGTGGTGTTCACTATCCTAGTGATGTTTTGGCAGGCTACGTCATTGGAATCCTTGTGGGTCTTCTTCTTTACCTATAG
- a CDS encoding Cof-type HAD-IIB family hydrolase, which yields MNNIRLIISDIDGTILTSNHQVDEQLIEVMPELEKANIPFVLASARSPLGMQPIAHKLGLHDNPIACYNGALVLEGDRTIIQHPVDKAEIQELLSYLSTDYPSVSVNIYSGKDWITNKLDKWSQLEGSITGESPMIKELQDTVSDSEPPIHKLLLIDEPEVIQDLHQKLLSMDFTQTAFYLSKDNYLEVTAKHVSKEHALIEVAKYYDLPLEEVMTIGDNFNDSPMLALAGLGIAMGNAPEGVKETANLVTTSNDEHGVAQAITEHVLN from the coding sequence ATGAATAATATCCGTTTGATTATCAGTGACATTGATGGCACTATTCTCACTAGTAACCACCAGGTGGATGAACAACTGATTGAGGTAATGCCAGAGCTTGAAAAGGCAAATATTCCCTTTGTTTTAGCTTCTGCCCGTTCTCCACTAGGAATGCAACCAATCGCTCATAAACTGGGACTTCATGACAATCCCATCGCCTGCTACAACGGCGCCTTAGTACTTGAGGGTGACCGTACTATCATCCAACACCCTGTGGATAAAGCTGAAATTCAAGAACTTCTTAGCTACTTATCCACAGATTATCCAAGTGTCTCTGTGAATATCTACTCTGGCAAGGACTGGATTACCAACAAACTAGACAAATGGTCTCAGTTGGAAGGAAGCATCACGGGTGAATCTCCTATGATTAAGGAGCTGCAAGACACGGTCTCAGATTCAGAGCCTCCTATCCACAAGCTTTTGTTGATTGATGAGCCTGAAGTTATTCAGGACCTCCATCAAAAACTCCTAAGCATGGATTTTACACAGACAGCCTTCTACTTATCCAAAGATAACTACCTTGAAGTCACAGCCAAACATGTTTCTAAGGAACACGCTCTCATCGAGGTTGCCAAATATTACGACCTTCCTCTTGAAGAAGTCATGACAATCGGAGATAACTTCAACGACAGTCCTATGCTGGCTCTAGCTGGCCTGGGAATTGCTATGGGCAATGCACCTGAAGGGGTCAAGGAAACAGCAAACTTAGTAACGACTTCAAATGATGAACATGGTGTGGCTCAAGCTATTACAGAGCATGTCCTAAACTAA
- a CDS encoding DeoR/GlpR family DNA-binding transcription regulator yields the protein MYQEQRLEKILTLLEERGNLSVKEMVDELGVSKDTVRRDFDCLSQRNLAQRTHGGILPVKNTTVLGFQERQKGLTEDKKKMADLALSLVKDQSLLFFDVSTLMLEVSQKLTKKVTIYSHSLDNALVLSGKEGVDFHLLGGRFYSKNRFYYSLHEAQLLQHLQFDLAFFGAASLNQGVVSYEDEEDVAVKQLAMQAARTKVLIAESDKYEKHSKYILGKIKDFDYWITDKKPDPDLVEALKDRVTILYDGKDSDYE from the coding sequence ATGTATCAGGAGCAACGATTAGAGAAAATATTAACACTCTTGGAAGAGAGGGGAAACCTATCTGTCAAGGAAATGGTTGATGAATTAGGAGTTTCCAAAGACACTGTCAGAAGAGATTTCGACTGTCTCAGCCAGAGGAATCTGGCTCAACGTACCCATGGTGGCATTCTTCCAGTTAAAAATACCACTGTTCTAGGCTTCCAAGAACGTCAGAAAGGACTCACTGAAGACAAGAAAAAAATGGCAGATCTAGCGCTTAGCTTGGTCAAAGACCAATCTCTACTCTTTTTCGATGTCTCTACCTTGATGCTTGAAGTCTCACAAAAATTGACTAAGAAGGTCACTATCTACTCCCACTCTTTGGACAACGCCTTGGTCCTAAGTGGCAAAGAAGGCGTTGACTTCCATCTCTTGGGAGGAAGATTTTACAGTAAAAACCGCTTCTACTATTCGCTTCACGAAGCCCAGCTCTTGCAACATCTACAATTTGACTTAGCCTTCTTTGGAGCGGCTAGTCTCAATCAAGGAGTGGTCAGTTATGAGGACGAGGAGGATGTTGCTGTTAAGCAACTGGCCATGCAGGCTGCCCGAACCAAGGTTCTTATTGCTGAATCAGACAAGTATGAAAAACATTCCAAATATATCTTGGGTAAGATTAAAGACTTTGACTACTGGATTACAGATAAAAAACCTGATCCTGATTTGGTCGAAGCCCTTAAAGACAGAGTAACGATTTTATATGATGGAAAGGATAGCGATTATGAATAA
- the leuS gene encoding leucine--tRNA ligase → MSFYNHKEIEPKWQKYWADNHTFKTGTDASKPKFYALDMFPYPSGAGLHVGHPEGYTATDILSRFKRAQGYNVLHPMGWDAFGLPAEQYAMDTGNDPAEFTAENIANFKRQINALGFSYDWDREVNTTDPNYYKWTQWIFTKLYEKGLAYEAEVPVNWVEELGTAIANEEVLPDGTSERGGYPVVRKPMRQWMLKITAYAERLLNDLDDLDWPESIKDMQRNWIGKSTGANVTFKVKGTDKEFTVFTTRPDTLFGATFTVLAPEHDLVDAITSPEQAEAVADYKHQASLKSDLARTDLAKEKTGVWTGAYAVNPVNGKEIPIWIADYVLASYGTGAVMAVPAHDERDWEFAKQFDLPIVEVLEGGNVEEAAYTEDGLHVNSDFLNGLNKEEAIAKIVAWLEEKGFGQEKITYRLRDWLFSRQRYWGEPIPIIHWEDGTSTAVPESDLPLVLPVTKDIRPSGTGESPLANLTDWLEVTREDGVKGRRETNTMPQWAGSSWYYLRYIDPHNTEKLADEDLLKQWLPVDIYVGGAEHAVLHLLYARFWHKFLYDLGVVPTKEPFQKLFNQGMILGTSYRDHRGALVATDKVEKRDGSFFHMETGEELEQAPAKMSKSLKNVVNPDDVVEQYGADTLRVYEMFMGPLDASIAWSEEGLEGSRKFLDRVYRLITSKEIVAENNGALDKVYNETVKSVTEQIESMKFNTAIAQLMVFVNAANKEDELYVDYAKGFIQLIAPFAPHLAEELWQTVAATGESISYVAWPTWDESKLVEDEIEIVVQIKGKVRAKLMVAKDLSREELQEVALANEKVKAEIDGKEIVKVISVPNKLVNIVVK, encoded by the coding sequence ATGAGTTTTTACAATCATAAAGAAATCGAGCCTAAGTGGCAAAAATACTGGGCTGACAATCACACTTTTAAGACAGGAACTGATGCCTCAAAACCTAAGTTTTATGCGCTTGACATGTTCCCTTACCCATCTGGAGCGGGTCTTCACGTAGGACACCCAGAAGGATACACAGCGACTGATATCCTCAGCCGTTTCAAACGTGCACAAGGCTATAACGTCCTTCACCCAATGGGATGGGATGCCTTTGGTTTGCCTGCAGAGCAATATGCTATGGATACAGGGAATGACCCAGCAGAATTCACAGCGGAAAACATTGCCAACTTCAAACGCCAAATCAATGCGCTTGGATTCTCTTACGACTGGGATCGCGAAGTCAACACAACAGATCCAAACTACTACAAATGGACGCAATGGATTTTCACTAAGCTTTACGAAAAAGGTTTGGCCTATGAAGCTGAAGTGCCAGTAAACTGGGTTGAAGAATTGGGAACAGCCATCGCCAACGAAGAAGTCCTTCCTGATGGAACGTCTGAGCGTGGAGGCTATCCAGTTGTCCGTAAACCAATGCGCCAATGGATGCTTAAAATTACTGCCTATGCTGAGCGTTTGCTCAATGACTTGGATGACCTTGATTGGCCAGAGTCTATCAAGGACATGCAACGCAACTGGATTGGTAAATCAACTGGTGCTAATGTCACCTTCAAAGTGAAAGGAACAGACAAGGAATTCACCGTCTTTACCACTCGTCCTGATACCCTTTTTGGTGCAACTTTCACTGTCTTGGCTCCTGAGCATGACTTGGTAGATGCTATCACAAGTCCTGAACAAGCTGAGGCTGTAGCTGATTACAAACACCAAGCTAGCCTTAAATCAGACTTGGCTCGTACAGACCTTGCCAAGGAAAAGACAGGGGTTTGGACTGGCGCTTATGCCGTAAACCCTGTCAATGGTAAAGAAATTCCAATCTGGATTGCTGACTATGTTCTTGCTAGCTACGGAACAGGTGCTGTTATGGCCGTACCTGCTCACGATGAGCGTGACTGGGAATTTGCTAAACAGTTTGACCTTCCAATTGTAGAAGTGCTCGAAGGTGGCAACGTTGAAGAAGCTGCTTACACAGAAGACGGCCTTCACGTCAACTCTGACTTCTTGAACGGTCTTAACAAAGAAGAAGCGATTGCCAAAATCGTGGCTTGGTTGGAAGAAAAAGGCTTTGGTCAAGAAAAAATCACTTACCGTCTTCGTGACTGGCTCTTTAGCCGTCAACGTTACTGGGGTGAACCAATCCCAATCATTCATTGGGAAGATGGTACTTCAACAGCCGTTCCAGAAAGTGACCTCCCACTTGTCTTGCCTGTAACCAAGGATATCCGCCCTTCAGGTACTGGTGAAAGCCCATTGGCTAACTTGACAGACTGGCTTGAAGTGACTCGTGAAGATGGTGTCAAAGGTCGTCGTGAGACCAATACCATGCCACAATGGGCAGGTTCAAGCTGGTACTACCTCCGCTATATCGATCCACATAACACAGAAAAATTGGCTGATGAGGATCTACTCAAACAATGGTTGCCAGTCGATATCTACGTGGGTGGTGCAGAACACGCTGTGCTCCACTTGCTTTACGCTCGTTTCTGGCATAAATTCCTCTATGACCTTGGTGTCGTTCCAACTAAGGAACCATTCCAAAAACTCTTTAACCAAGGAATGATCTTGGGAACTAGCTACCGTGACCACCGTGGTGCTCTTGTGGCGACTGACAAGGTTGAAAAACGTGATGGTTCATTCTTCCACATGGAAACAGGGGAAGAATTGGAGCAAGCACCAGCTAAGATGTCTAAATCCCTCAAGAACGTAGTTAACCCAGACGATGTGGTGGAACAATACGGTGCTGATACCCTTCGTGTCTATGAAATGTTCATGGGACCACTTGATGCTTCAATCGCTTGGTCTGAAGAAGGTCTAGAAGGAAGCCGTAAGTTCCTCGACCGTGTTTACCGTTTGATCACAAGTAAAGAAATCGTTGCGGAAAACAATGGCGCTCTTGACAAGGTTTATAACGAAACGGTTAAATCTGTCACAGAGCAAATCGAGTCTATGAAATTCAACACAGCCATTGCCCAACTCATGGTCTTTGTCAATGCAGCTAACAAGGAAGATGAACTCTATGTGGATTACGCCAAAGGCTTTATCCAATTGATCGCTCCATTTGCGCCTCACTTGGCAGAAGAACTCTGGCAAACAGTTGCAGCAACAGGTGAGTCAATCTCTTATGTAGCTTGGCCAACATGGGACGAAAGCAAATTGGTTGAAGACGAAATCGAAATCGTTGTTCAAATCAAAGGTAAAGTCCGTGCCAAATTGATGGTCGCTAAAGATCTTTCACGCGAAGAGTTGCAAGAAGTAGCTCTTGCTAACGAAAAAGTCAAAGCAGAGATCGATGGCAAGGAAATTGTGAAGGTGATTAGTGTACCTAATAAACTCGTTAATATTGTCGTTAAATAA
- a CDS encoding MarR family winged helix-turn-helix transcriptional regulator translates to MNKKELHKFNNRFNSFVLAFERLKKNQHRNSIDKSITINEVHLIDLIGRNQPVNLVKLSELLEVSRSAVTQSVRRLTKKDLVAFEFAPDNEKNKYLILSKKGVDVFNVHKEQQEHIEKTIFSVLRNYSEADLQMVMKLMDDVEQVWRELPW, encoded by the coding sequence ATGAATAAGAAAGAACTGCATAAGTTTAATAATCGTTTTAACAGCTTTGTCTTAGCCTTTGAACGGTTGAAAAAGAATCAGCATAGAAATAGTATTGATAAATCAATCACTATTAATGAAGTCCATTTGATTGACCTGATAGGTCGAAATCAGCCTGTGAATCTAGTAAAATTATCTGAGTTACTTGAAGTATCAAGGAGTGCCGTTACTCAGAGTGTTAGACGTTTAACCAAGAAAGACCTCGTTGCTTTTGAATTTGCACCGGATAATGAAAAAAATAAATATCTGATATTATCCAAAAAAGGGGTTGACGTTTTTAACGTCCATAAAGAGCAGCAAGAACATATTGAAAAAACCATTTTTTCAGTTTTAAGAAACTATAGTGAAGCGGACCTTCAAATGGTTATGAAACTGATGGATGATGTTGAACAGGTATGGCGAGAGTTACCGTGGTAA
- a CDS encoding acyl-CoA thioesterase/BAAT N-terminal domain-containing protein, whose translation MNIQMEFISESELADESFSIVIDGLNPRETYRVEMFLSDYYCINAPMLLAHDGLWKSTATFVSDKNGIIDMSQTPSCSGSYEGISTMGLFFNAKPLTNKRKKLPNSLSEIPLLDHFFVDIKIMQGNTVIAERTFTRHYMSSQISHKDIYGRYFQGRLFYDKKAIKTPALIIVSGSEGRIEKAQNIAQLLSSRGYICLAIAYFGLEGLPKHLERIPLECLVEAKDYLRKHPQVDSEKIGIYGRSKGAELVLAEESLFNDIQCLVLNSPSDVVYEGIEGKWNSHTSSWTHLQKELPYQKFRLRDYLFSKLFRKPIPKDCSARIDISKLSSPILLLGSTVDEIWDASSAIDDIISHYKGHYITFKKYHETGHMLTVAYQPNHRYRKDWRLLMKESKDSWLATIHFFDRHLKKQ comes from the coding sequence ATGAATATACAAATGGAATTTATCTCAGAGTCTGAGTTGGCAGACGAATCTTTTAGTATTGTCATCGATGGCTTAAACCCAAGAGAAACATATCGAGTCGAAATGTTTCTATCCGATTATTATTGTATCAATGCTCCCATGCTTTTAGCTCATGATGGTTTATGGAAATCAACAGCGACTTTTGTATCAGATAAGAATGGTATTATTGATATGTCACAAACTCCATCTTGTTCCGGATCTTATGAAGGTATTTCAACAATGGGATTATTTTTTAATGCAAAGCCCTTGACCAATAAGAGAAAGAAACTTCCAAACTCTCTTTCTGAAATTCCCTTATTAGATCATTTTTTTGTGGATATCAAAATTATGCAAGGAAATACTGTCATTGCAGAGAGAACTTTCACAAGACATTACATGAGTTCGCAAATTAGTCATAAAGATATTTACGGGAGATATTTTCAAGGGAGACTCTTTTATGATAAAAAGGCAATAAAAACACCAGCATTGATTATTGTGAGCGGTAGTGAAGGACGGATTGAAAAGGCACAGAATATAGCTCAGCTTTTATCTTCTAGAGGTTATATTTGCCTAGCAATTGCCTACTTTGGTTTAGAGGGGTTACCAAAACATTTGGAACGTATTCCTTTAGAGTGCCTTGTGGAAGCGAAGGATTATCTACGTAAGCATCCTCAAGTAGATAGTGAAAAAATTGGAATCTATGGACGGTCTAAGGGGGCAGAGTTGGTTTTAGCTGAGGAGAGCCTTTTTAATGACATTCAATGTTTGGTACTAAATTCACCCTCTGATGTGGTGTATGAAGGGATAGAAGGGAAATGGAACTCTCATACTTCTTCTTGGACGCATTTGCAAAAAGAACTTCCCTATCAAAAGTTTCGACTTAGAGATTATCTGTTCAGCAAACTTTTTAGAAAACCTATCCCTAAAGATTGCTCTGCTAGGATAGACATTAGTAAACTCTCTTCGCCAATTTTATTGCTCGGAAGTACTGTTGATGAAATATGGGATGCCTCATCAGCAATTGATGATATTATCTCGCATTATAAAGGACACTACATTACCTTTAAAAAATATCATGAAACAGGTCACATGTTGACAGTGGCTTATCAACCAAATCACCGTTATCGAAAAGATTGGCGTTTATTGATGAAAGAGAGTAAGGACTCTTGGCTGGCTACGATTCATTTTTTTGATAGGCATTTGAAGAAGCAATAA
- a CDS encoding YjdF family protein, which translates to METISIGLTVYFEDGFWHGLFEQVYLETYQVCRVTFGQEPKDDEILEILQTQFTQLSFSPEAIVKQHVKVKNPKRLQRMVKKQVNQKVSSKSKELLQLQYEERKKISKHQSSVQKQLLKQEKFERKQQKRREKHKGH; encoded by the coding sequence GTGGAAACAATTTCAATTGGATTGACAGTTTATTTTGAAGATGGATTTTGGCATGGTTTGTTCGAACAAGTGTATCTAGAAACTTATCAAGTTTGTCGTGTGACATTTGGTCAGGAGCCAAAAGATGATGAAATTCTAGAGATCTTACAGACTCAGTTTACTCAATTATCTTTTAGTCCAGAAGCTATAGTTAAGCAACATGTAAAAGTCAAGAATCCTAAACGATTACAGCGAATGGTGAAGAAACAAGTAAATCAGAAAGTTTCTTCCAAGTCGAAAGAACTATTGCAGTTGCAGTATGAGGAAAGGAAAAAGATTTCAAAACATCAATCTAGTGTCCAAAAGCAATTGCTCAAACAAGAGAAATTTGAACGCAAACAGCAAAAACGAAGAGAGAAGCACAAAGGTCACTAG
- a CDS encoding YciI family protein, with protein sequence MFIVNLTYIKSLDEVEKHLEKHIDFLNQYYTKGLFIASGRKNPRTGGIILMRAKNKEAVQEIITHDPFYQNEIAQYEIIEFEASKYCPEFETIVSKSFDDK encoded by the coding sequence ATGTTTATTGTAAATCTTACCTATATAAAGTCCCTTGATGAAGTTGAAAAACACTTAGAAAAACACATAGATTTTTTAAATCAGTATTATACAAAAGGTCTTTTTATCGCATCTGGAAGAAAAAATCCAAGAACCGGCGGTATCATTCTCATGAGAGCTAAAAATAAAGAAGCCGTTCAAGAAATCATTACACACGATCCATTCTATCAAAATGAGATTGCTCAATATGAGATTATTGAATTTGAGGCAAGTAAATATTGTCCAGAATTTGAAACTATCGTCAGTAAATCTTTTGACGACAAGTAG
- a CDS encoding winged helix-turn-helix transcriptional regulator — protein MLTNKNWNCSMSRVLDVVGGKWRMNILWVINKHKRVRFNQLRREVEGITTISLTRGLDVLIENQLIEKYDYESLPLHTEYELTEKGKSLMPILKDLNQWGKEWLQ, from the coding sequence ATGTTAACAAATAAAAATTGGAACTGTAGTATGTCTCGAGTCTTAGATGTGGTTGGTGGGAAATGGAGGATGAATATATTATGGGTTATAAACAAGCATAAGAGAGTCCGTTTCAATCAATTGAGAAGAGAAGTTGAAGGGATTACAACTATCAGTTTGACACGTGGATTAGATGTTTTAATAGAGAACCAATTGATTGAGAAATATGATTATGAGTCTCTGCCTCTTCATACAGAATATGAGCTGACAGAAAAAGGGAAATCACTGATGCCGATTTTAAAGGACTTGAATCAATGGGGAAAAGAATGGTTGCAATAA